The Actinomycetota bacterium genome contains the following window.
ACACCGAATGGCCCGCTCCGCCACTCAACAACGTCTTCCACCGGTTCACGCGGCTCCAGATAAAGGAGATCGTCGAGCGCGGGCGCCCCGGGACCCCCATGCCGGCGTGGGCCGTCTCCTTCGGTGGGCCGCTCAACGACCAGATGATCGAGGACGTCCTGAACTACATGGAGCACGAGCTGCAGGTCGAGCGCGAGGAGCGCTTCGAGCTGAGCGCGGACATCACCGAGGGCCGGACCGTGTTCGAGCAGAAGTGCGCGGTATGCCACGGCGCGGACGCCCGAGGACGACCGATGGGACAGCCGGTCCCCACCTTCTACGCCCCCGACCTCACCACGTCGTTCGAGCGGCTCGGGCGCGGTGTGGCGCGTCAGCAGCTGCAGCGTCAGATGTTCATCGAGAGCGACGGCCAGCAGCCGACCGCGGACGCGGTGATGCAGCGTCTCCAGTCGATGCCGGTCGAGGACGTACGGGGCTCCGGTGAGGCGGCGGTCCGGATGACGGTCGAGGAGGGGCGCCCGAACACTCCGATGCCCCCATGGCGACACCGCATCACCGAGGAGCAGATAGACGCGGTCATCGCGTACCTCAAGAGCATCCAGCGCGGCGCGGGGGGTCAGCAGTGATCGAACACCCGATCGGCCTCGTCATCTTCATCGGCTCGATCATCGTCTTCCACGGGAGCGTCTACGTACTCATCGCGCTCAACACGGGATGGCGGTTCGGCTACTGGATCGCGTCCACGTCGCTGTTCGGGCTGATGTTCATCATGTCGGTGTTCTGGGTCGTCACCGCGCTCGGACCACGAGGCGTCGAGCCCCATTGGATCGTCCTGGGGGCCGATGCCGACCGGGTCGGGCAGGTCACGGTCGACGACGTGAACCTGTCCTCCCTGGGCCGGTACCCCGGCGGCGGGTGGGAGTCGGTCGAGGAGGGAGACCCTCGGTTCGAGGAGGCGGACGCTTTCCGGTCCGCCGTCGGGAACTGCCTCGACGCCCAACCGGACGCGCTCGCCGAGGTGGAGCGCGACGTCTGCACGCAGGCCCAGCAGCTGCTGCCGACGGAGCTCCCGCGGATCGAGGGGATCCCGATCATCGCGACGAACGAGGTGACCGCGATCAGGTTCATCGAGGAGGAGGGCCTGCTCCTCGCGCAGGCGGAGGTCCGCCCCATCACGCGCGACCCGCGGGTCACCGACGACCCCGAGGGCCAGCTCGTCGGTGAGCCGTTCGTGGTCGCGGCGCGGCGGGACCCCGGGACCCTCCGCCAGCCCGCGTTGAGGTACCTCGCGGGCTCGACGATCCTGCTGCTGATCCACCTCTGGGGGCTGTCGCGCGCGGAGCGGCGCGTGCTCAGCCCGATCGTGGCGCTGTAGCGCGCGAGAGCGCGCCGAACAGGTCCAGCAGCTCCTCCTGGCTGTCGAGGCAGAGGTCGGCCTCGTCGCGCAGGTCGGGCGGCGATTCGTCGGAGACCACGGCCACGCAGACCGCGCGGGCCGGGAGGGTCCGGGCGCGGCGGAAGGCCTCCACGTCCGCCACGTCGTCGCCGGCGAAGAGGAAGGCGTCCAACCCGTCCGCGAGCTCCGCCAGCGCGTCGCCCTTGCCGGGTCCGGGCTCGGTCAGCTCCTGAACGAGGCGGCCCGCACGCACCTGCAGTCCGTGCGTCCGAGCCAGCTCCTCCGCGGCCGTCCTGACCTGAGGCTCGGCATCCGGCGCGAGACGGTAGTGGACGGCGACCCCGTGCTCCTTCCGCTCGACGTATACGCCGCCGATCCCGGCCACCGCGATCTCGGCCTCGTCGGCGACACCGGTCCAATCGGCTCCCGAGGGTGGGGTGGCCCTGTCCGAGCGCTGCCGCCCGTAGGACCCGGCGAGGACCACGCCCCTCGGGTCCAGCCTGGACCGTACGTCGCCGAGCGACCGTCCCGATATCACGCCCACGCGGCCGAACCGCTCGGCCAGCGCCTCCAGTACCTCGACCGCGCCCGGCAGGGCGGCTGCGTCGTCTGGGTGGTCAACGATCGGGGCCAGGGTGCCGTCGAAGTCGGTGAAGACCCCGTTGCTGCGCGGGTCGGCGGTGAGGAGACGGACGACGTCTTCGGGGCTCATGCGTATGGTAGTCGCGAGTATATGTCCCTCCGCAGGACCTTCCCCGCCGCCCTCGGCCTGCTGGCGCTCGTCTGCGCCGGCTGCGCCGACGACCGCGTCCGTCTCGAGCGCGGTCCGCTCGGACCCGCCTCCTACCGGGTCACCTTCGAGGTCACGGGCGACCCCGCGGTGCGGACCGAGCCCGTCACCGCCCAGCTCACCGTCACGGACCTGGGGGACGGGGCGGCCCTGCGGCTCGACGTGGGGGACGAGATACCGATCGTCACCGAGTTCGTGCGCGGGCCGGACGGGAGGCTCGTCCTGGACACGGTCCAGGGGGTGTCCCCCTCCAGCGCCGGGGAGGCGGACCTGGCCTCCATAGTCGACCAGCTGGACCCGCCGCTCGCGAGCGGACCCGTGCGGATGCGGGAGCCGTGGTCCGCCCGGCGGCGGATCACGACCGAGGTCCTGCGGGCGGACCTAACGACCCGTCTGGAGGTCGTCCGGTTCCATCGGGTGGCCGGGACGGACGCGGCCGAGCTCCGCGGCACGGTCACGGGACGGCTCCGGACGACCGGCACGACCGGGACCTTCGACGGCCGGGTCGTCGGAACGACCACGATCGATTGGGCCCTCGCGCCCGGGCGGGTGGCGGCGAGCCGCACCGAGCTGAGGTGGGCCATCCCCGATATAGGGACCGTGCTCCTGCGGACGTCGGTCTCCCCTTCCTAGGAGGAAGGGTTTCGGGGCCGGGGCGCCGAACACTCCCAGGCAACCGAGTCCACGGAGGGATCATGAGGAAGAGGATGTTCGCTGCCGTCCTGCTGGCCGGCATCGTGGGAGGCTTGGCCCCGCTGGGAGCGGGAGGCGCCCAGGCCAGCGACCCCTGCAACCCGGTCCTCGGCATATGGACCCGCATCGGCGTATACACCCCGGGTCCCGTCGCCGACGCGTCCGGTGTGAGCAGCGTCGGACACATCACCTACGAGAACGGGAACCGAGGGTGCGCTGCCGGTCCATACACGGGGGTGACCGTCGATACGGCGGTGATCCAGCCCGGGGCCACGCAGGCCCTGGCGAGCTACTGGGACCCGCGCGACCGGGCCGCGCACGGCTGCATCCACAGCGAGCGGGGCATGGTCAGTCACGCCGGACAGCACGGCACCTGGTGCGGCCTGTGGGAGGTGAAGCACGACCTCGTCTGGGGTGACCCCTACCCGGACAGCCCCTGGGTCGCGCTCGACCCGACCGTCCCGTCCGACCAGATCTGGGCCACCTCCGAGGGCCACCGGTCCGTCAACTACCGGACGCTGCCCGCCTACGCGGGGGTCTGAGGTCCCGACCAAGAGGGGGCGTCCCGCGGGACGCCCCCTCATCCTTTCCTCAGGGCCTCCATGAGCGCGGAGACATCCTGGTCTCCCAGTCCCGAGGCGACGAGCCGGTCCTCGAGGTGGGCGACCAGGTCGGAGAGCGGGAGGTTGACGTTGGCGCGGCGCGCCTCGTCCAGGGCGATCCCGAGGTCCTTGCGGTGCAGAGCGAGACGGAACCCCAGGGGGTGTCGGCGCTCGACCATGTTCCGGGACCGGTTCTCCAACACCCAGGACCGGCACGCCCCCGACCCGATCGCCTCGAGGACGCGCTCCACGTCCAGGCCGCTGCCCTCGGCCAGCGCGACACCTTCGGCCACGGCCAGGTACATCCCGCCCACGATCACCTGGTTCACCGCCTTCGCGGCCTGTCCGGCTCCCAGGGGACCGACATGGGTCACCTTCGAGCCGACCGCCTCGAAGACCGGGCGGACACGTCCGATCACCGTGGGGTCGCCGCCGACCATGACCGTCAGCGTCGCCGCCTCGGCTCCCTCCGACCCTCCGGAGACAGGGGCGTCCACCAGCTCGAGCCCCGCCTCGGCCAGCCGGGACCCGAACGACCGGGTGGCTCCCGGAGAGATGGTGGACATGTCGATCACCACCGTGCCGGGGCCCGCTCCGGACACGACCCCTCCCGGACCGAACAGGACCTGCTCGACGTCCGGGGTGTCGGACACGATGACCACGACGGCCTCGGCATCCCGGGCCGCGTCGGCCGGTGTGGCGGCGCGGGCCGCGCCGAGCGCCGCCA
Protein-coding sequences here:
- a CDS encoding c-type cytochrome, whose amino-acid sequence is MTPQQIAVLVVAATLGLLVVLLLLYGRPRRTQQEPLPQNFSRGDTDTVLETSRLHKMQVWGMAGAAVCAGFLAVYMVREPFRAANYARSFLDVSTERGERIWLEEAECAGCHGPDGSGGFAATDTEWPAPPLNNVFHRFTRLQIKEIVERGRPGTPMPAWAVSFGGPLNDQMIEDVLNYMEHELQVEREERFELSADITEGRTVFEQKCAVCHGADARGRPMGQPVPTFYAPDLTTSFERLGRGVARQQLQRQMFIESDGQQPTADAVMQRLQSMPVEDVRGSGEAAVRMTVEEGRPNTPMPPWRHRITEEQIDAVIAYLKSIQRGAGGQQ
- the otsB gene encoding trehalose-phosphatase; this encodes MSPEDVVRLLTADPRSNGVFTDFDGTLAPIVDHPDDAAALPGAVEVLEALAERFGRVGVISGRSLGDVRSRLDPRGVVLAGSYGRQRSDRATPPSGADWTGVADEAEIAVAGIGGVYVERKEHGVAVHYRLAPDAEPQVRTAAEELARTHGLQVRAGRLVQELTEPGPGKGDALAELADGLDAFLFAGDDVADVEAFRRARTLPARAVCVAVVSDESPPDLRDEADLCLDSQEELLDLFGALSRATAPRSG
- a CDS encoding NAD(P)-dependent oxidoreductase; this translates as MRRIGFVGLGTMGAPMARNLLSAGFAVTVHNRTRVKEEPLAALGAARAATPADAARDAEAVVVIVSDTPDVEQVLFGPGGVVSGAGPGTVVIDMSTISPGATRSFGSRLAEAGLELVDAPVSGGSEGAEAATLTVMVGGDPTVIGRVRPVFEAVGSKVTHVGPLGAGQAAKAVNQVIVGGMYLAVAEGVALAEGSGLDVERVLEAIGSGACRSWVLENRSRNMVERRHPLGFRLALHRKDLGIALDEARRANVNLPLSDLVAHLEDRLVASGLGDQDVSALMEALRKG